Proteins encoded in a region of the Veillonella parvula genome:
- a CDS encoding cell division protein FtsQ/DivIB has protein sequence MDDKQNHPSNSGEMQPSTPVRDERAVFRKRVLKIGGAVTLVLVGLFTLPIPFGSLKVTGSDKVTVQDVMVAGDIHEPVNILQISTEKLKTRLSKDLRVEEAQISYQLPLTMVVNVVERKAVAVVPAQFGYLTLDSKGQVIASEPAIQDTSVPMISGVKAGNILLGDTVVDKPILAALEYLNSLDEETFKNIAEVNIGDPDSIMAYTVSGVQIRLGDGKDLAKKAELTQSMLQDIKKTHGNVQYIDVNVSSPYIKTDVMPEVKKHQNGAPTTENSSTKKDDKKQDR, from the coding sequence ATGGATGATAAGCAAAACCATCCATCCAACTCTGGGGAGATGCAGCCTTCTACACCTGTTCGTGATGAACGGGCTGTATTTAGAAAACGAGTGTTAAAAATCGGTGGTGCAGTTACTCTCGTGTTGGTGGGGTTGTTTACACTACCTATTCCTTTTGGATCCTTAAAAGTTACTGGATCGGATAAGGTAACTGTACAAGATGTAATGGTAGCTGGTGATATTCATGAACCTGTTAATATATTGCAGATTAGTACAGAAAAATTAAAAACTAGATTATCGAAAGATTTACGTGTCGAAGAGGCTCAAATTAGCTATCAGTTGCCACTGACAATGGTGGTAAATGTAGTAGAACGCAAGGCAGTTGCAGTTGTACCGGCCCAGTTTGGATACTTAACCCTTGATAGTAAGGGACAAGTGATCGCATCTGAGCCAGCTATACAAGACACATCTGTTCCTATGATTTCTGGTGTGAAAGCTGGAAATATACTATTAGGTGATACGGTAGTAGATAAACCGATATTGGCGGCTCTTGAATATTTGAACTCACTCGATGAGGAGACATTCAAGAATATTGCAGAGGTTAATATTGGAGATCCTGATTCGATAATGGCATATACTGTTTCAGGTGTACAGATTCGACTGGGAGATGGTAAAGACTTAGCAAAAAAAGCAGAGCTAACTCAGTCGATGTTACAAGATATTAAAAAGACACATGGTAATGTACAGTATATAGATGTTAATGTTTCATCGCCGTACATTAAAACCGATGTGATGCCGGAAGTTAAAAAGCATCAGAATGGAGCACCGACTACAGAAAATTCATCTACTAAGAAGGATGATAAAAAACAAGATAGATAA
- a CDS encoding D-alanine--D-alanine ligase yields MKDKKIIVLMGGPSKEAEVSRRTGAAIAEALESKGYNAQTLELNPRTVLKDIEDLGGEVVFNAIHGRYGEDGALQGLLEMAEIPYTGSGIMAHAVGMNKKVSKDVFKGANIPTAASESFNGNLESAEAIIEHIRKDFTIPVVVKSATQGSSIGVTIVRDEAQLEEAVTEALKYDPILVVEQFLDGREFTVSVLDGKALSVIEIRPHSGEYDYKSKYTVGATEYLVPAPISAEMTAEMQRIGELVYREVQGSGVIRVDVMTDHADNMYVLEYNTVPGMTATSLVPKAAKEMGIDFPTLCEKILLTASIGKF; encoded by the coding sequence ATGAAAGATAAAAAAATAATCGTATTAATGGGTGGTCCTTCCAAAGAGGCTGAGGTATCTCGTCGTACTGGCGCTGCTATTGCAGAAGCACTTGAAAGCAAAGGTTATAATGCCCAAACTTTAGAACTCAATCCGCGCACTGTATTAAAAGATATTGAAGACTTAGGTGGCGAGGTTGTATTTAATGCAATTCATGGTCGTTACGGCGAAGATGGTGCGTTGCAAGGCCTATTAGAAATGGCTGAAATTCCATACACTGGGTCAGGTATTATGGCTCATGCAGTAGGTATGAATAAAAAAGTAAGTAAAGATGTATTTAAAGGTGCCAATATTCCGACTGCGGCATCCGAGTCCTTTAATGGTAATCTTGAATCTGCAGAAGCTATTATTGAACATATTCGTAAGGATTTTACAATTCCAGTAGTTGTGAAGTCTGCTACGCAAGGTTCTAGCATTGGGGTTACTATTGTTCGCGATGAAGCACAGTTAGAAGAGGCTGTAACGGAAGCTCTAAAATATGACCCTATTCTTGTGGTAGAACAATTTCTTGATGGTCGTGAATTTACAGTATCTGTTTTAGATGGTAAAGCATTGTCTGTTATTGAAATTCGTCCACATTCTGGTGAATATGATTACAAGAGTAAGTACACTGTAGGTGCTACTGAGTATTTAGTACCAGCGCCTATTAGTGCAGAAATGACTGCTGAAATGCAACGCATTGGGGAACTTGTGTATCGTGAAGTACAAGGCAGTGGGGTAATTCGTGTTGATGTTATGACAGACCATGCAGATAATATGTATGTTCTTGAATACAATACTGTGCCTGGTATGACAGCAACATCTTTAGTACCAAAAGCAGCAAAAGAAATGGGAATTGACTTCCCAACATTATGTGAAAAAATTCTATTAACAGCTAGTATAGGGAAATTTTAA